Proteins encoded within one genomic window of Sulfurovum sp. XGS-02:
- a CDS encoding polysaccharide deacetylase family protein, translating to MIKIAIPNNNIKERKYILNAIFNEFLGVSYEIVISKSELMVSCWNIELENGSKLTFEDHFFSNYPHNLEYLKFENIPSTIEFAKNKFIVDVDIPIIYGNANLNIRNSELSCGIDIFASSFFMLTRWEEYVNKNRDVHDRFPANESLAFKNGFLDRPVVNEYLEMLKNMLFSLDTNLKFKIYNYKLLLTHDVDSILKYPNFTSGIKEITGDFIKRRNIQLAIDNLVLKIKTTLKIKKDPFDTFDYLMDISEKIGGKSYFFFMGNGVTKFDNMYKSDDGFVQSLVKKIKQRGHHIGIHPTYSAYNDFEQFKKEKQELQKKLDTEITFGREHYLRFEVPTTWQIWEDNGMEWDSTLSYPDKEGFRCGVCYAYSVFNVLTRKQLNLKERPLIVMDGSFSTYQPNIKPSDMENKITYLMQKVKKYNGEFVFLWHNSSFNIPQWKKYQSIYERVLK from the coding sequence GTGATCAAAATAGCAATACCAAATAATAATATAAAAGAGAGAAAATATATATTAAATGCCATATTTAATGAATTTTTAGGAGTATCTTATGAGATAGTAATTAGTAAATCTGAATTGATGGTTAGTTGTTGGAATATTGAGCTTGAAAATGGTAGTAAATTAACTTTTGAAGATCATTTCTTCAGTAATTACCCGCATAACTTGGAATACTTAAAGTTTGAGAACATTCCTTCAACCATAGAATTTGCAAAAAATAAATTTATTGTTGATGTTGATATACCAATAATCTATGGCAATGCAAACTTAAATATTAGAAATTCAGAATTATCTTGTGGTATCGATATATTTGCTTCTAGCTTTTTTATGCTTACACGATGGGAAGAGTATGTAAATAAAAATAGAGATGTTCACGACAGGTTTCCAGCTAATGAGAGCTTGGCATTTAAAAATGGCTTTTTAGATAGACCTGTAGTTAATGAGTATCTAGAGATGCTTAAAAATATGTTATTTTCGTTGGATACAAATTTAAAATTCAAAATATATAATTATAAATTGTTACTTACTCATGATGTCGATAGTATATTAAAGTATCCAAATTTTACAAGTGGAATAAAAGAAATTACAGGCGATTTTATTAAAAGAAGAAATATTCAGTTAGCAATAGATAATTTAGTATTAAAAATAAAAACGACTTTGAAAATTAAAAAAGATCCATTTGATACTTTTGATTATCTTATGGATATAAGTGAAAAAATTGGGGGAAAATCATACTTCTTTTTTATGGGGAATGGAGTTACAAAATTTGATAACATGTACAAAAGTGATGATGGTTTTGTACAAAGTTTAGTTAAAAAAATAAAACAGAGAGGACATCATATCGGGATACACCCCACATATAGCGCATATAATGACTTTGAACAGTTTAAAAAAGAAAAACAAGAGCTACAAAAAAAACTTGATACAGAAATTACTTTTGGTAGAGAACATTATCTAAGATTTGAAGTACCAACAACCTGGCAAATATGGGAAGATAATGGTATGGAGTGGGATAGCACACTTTCATATCCAGATAAAGAAGGTTTTAGATGTGGAGTTTGTTATGCGTATAGTGTCTTTAATGTTTTAACTCGAAAACAATTAAACCTCAAGGAAAGACCATTGATTGTAATGGATGGAAGTTTTAGCACATACCAACCAAATATAAAACCATCTGATATGGAAAACAAGATAACATACTTAATGCAAAAAGTTAAAAAATATAACGGTGAATTTGTTTTCTTATGGCATAACAGCAGTTTTAATATACCTCAATGGAAGAAGTATCAGTCTATATATGAAAGAGTTTTAAAATGA
- a CDS encoding acyltransferase: protein MYVVEQFYRKILKKDPPYYAKYSLITIIWKPLRKYINVVIIPNTPFSNLRVILYRMLGFKIGNNVFIGMKCYMDDMDPEKTIIEDDVVISYGCYFACHGKGQGHTSIVIEKGAYLGMRCNVISGKNGIVIGKNSIVGAGSLVNKSITENTSVAGIPAKMIVNEK, encoded by the coding sequence ATGTATGTAGTCGAACAGTTTTACAGAAAGATACTGAAAAAAGACCCACCATATTATGCTAAATACTCTTTGATCACCATAATATGGAAACCCTTACGAAAATATATCAATGTTGTGATTATCCCCAATACCCCTTTTTCTAATCTTCGGGTGATATTGTACCGAATGCTGGGATTTAAGATCGGCAATAATGTCTTTATTGGGATGAAGTGCTATATGGATGATATGGACCCTGAAAAGACAATTATAGAAGATGATGTTGTCATTTCATATGGATGTTATTTTGCTTGCCACGGTAAAGGACAGGGGCATACAAGTATAGTGATTGAAAAAGGTGCCTATCTTGGAATGCGATGCAATGTAATTTCTGGTAAAAATGGTATAGTTATCGGTAAAAATAGTATTGTCGGAGCAGGATCCTTAGTGAATAAAAGTATCACTGAAAATACTTCTGTAGCCGGGATACCAGCAAAAATGATTGTGAATGAAAAATAA
- the wecB gene encoding non-hydrolyzing UDP-N-acetylglucosamine 2-epimerase, whose amino-acid sequence MKVVTILGARPQFIKAGSVSREIANHSDIKEIIVHTGQHYDANMSDIFFDEMKIPKPDYNLDINGLGHGAMTGQMLEKIEEVLIKEKPDWVLVYGDTNSTLAGALAASKLHIKIAHIEAGLRSFNMKMPEEVNRILTDRVSNILFCPTDTAVENLKNEGYENFDCKIVKSGDVMQDGARFYKNLAVKPNIEIKDDFVLCTIHRAENTDDKNRLKDIFEALDEIAKKKQVILPLHPRTKKILENLKLNIKNLTIIDPVGYLEMVWLIDNCSLVMTDSGGLQKEAYFFAKPCITLRDETEWVELVENRFNILAGANKHKILDLYKNFEFSDDFGLDLYGNGNASHHILHALLKR is encoded by the coding sequence ATTAAAGTAGTAACCATATTAGGGGCGAGACCTCAATTTATTAAAGCTGGAAGTGTAAGTAGAGAAATAGCAAACCATAGCGACATAAAAGAGATTATAGTCCATACAGGTCAACACTATGATGCTAATATGTCTGATATTTTTTTTGATGAGATGAAGATACCAAAACCTGATTATAATCTTGACATAAATGGGCTTGGTCATGGTGCGATGACTGGTCAAATGCTGGAGAAGATTGAGGAGGTACTGATCAAAGAAAAACCTGACTGGGTATTAGTATATGGAGATACCAACTCTACATTGGCTGGGGCTTTAGCTGCATCTAAATTACATATAAAAATAGCCCATATAGAAGCAGGATTGAGATCCTTCAATATGAAAATGCCTGAAGAGGTAAATAGAATACTTACCGACAGAGTAAGCAACATACTCTTTTGTCCTACAGATACAGCTGTAGAGAATCTGAAAAATGAAGGCTATGAAAATTTTGACTGTAAAATAGTAAAATCCGGGGATGTGATGCAAGACGGAGCAAGATTTTATAAAAACCTTGCTGTAAAACCAAATATTGAAATTAAAGATGACTTTGTGCTTTGTACTATTCATAGAGCTGAAAATACAGATGATAAAAATAGACTAAAAGATATATTTGAAGCATTGGATGAAATTGCTAAAAAGAAACAAGTTATTCTGCCTCTACATCCAAGAACAAAAAAAATACTGGAAAATTTAAAATTAAACATTAAGAACTTGACAATTATTGACCCAGTAGGATATTTGGAGATGGTATGGCTTATAGATAATTGTTCACTTGTGATGACTGATAGTGGAGGGTTGCAGAAAGAGGCTTACTTCTTTGCGAAGCCATGTATAACTTTAAGAGATGAAACAGAGTGGGTCGAGCTTGTAGAAAATAGGTTTAATATACTTGCCGGAGCCAATAAACATAAAATACTCGATCTGTATAAAAATTTTGAATTTTCTGATGATTTTGGTTTAGATTTATATGGCAACGGGAATGCCAGTCATCATATTCTTCACGCATTGCTAAAGAGGTAA
- a CDS encoding methionyl-tRNA formyltransferase has product MGFREKKNKYSDCAQNEIHEKSELRVMIVTMGLSRIVNPIVNQSNVIGIIESTPRNNTSKKHRILYKALKLFSSLVKSKAKTLRSYAKLMDIPYYYMNNGSDKNLENWVKEQNPDVILVYSMSQLLKGNIFSIPKYGTINLHPSLLPKYRGPNPWFWSYYNKDSKGGVTVHYIDKGEDTGDIIYQESYNIPLGMKSPLMHDLAIGKIGVDLLLKSLENVNDLPRKAQPEESPTQRAGNIKEYEHKNIIDWQNWEIERIWHILRGTELWLNALEQPQGVYKGQRWIIENFQKCQMDSYQVSKVYNENGKYFVACKDGKIFLAVNFNIKNFILNLVR; this is encoded by the coding sequence GTGGGGTTTAGAGAGAAAAAAAATAAATACAGCGATTGTGCCCAAAATGAAATTCATGAAAAAAGTGAACTAAGGGTTATGATTGTAACAATGGGACTATCAAGGATAGTAAACCCAATAGTTAATCAATCTAATGTTATTGGTATCATTGAATCTACTCCAAGGAATAATACTTCTAAAAAACATAGGATTTTATACAAAGCATTAAAACTATTCAGTTCACTAGTAAAATCAAAAGCAAAAACATTAAGAAGTTATGCCAAATTAATGGACATCCCATATTATTATATGAATAATGGAAGCGACAAAAATCTTGAAAATTGGGTAAAAGAGCAAAACCCTGACGTCATACTTGTATATTCCATGAGTCAATTGCTTAAAGGAAATATTTTTTCTATTCCCAAGTATGGAACCATAAATTTACATCCATCTCTTTTACCAAAGTATAGAGGTCCAAATCCTTGGTTTTGGAGCTACTATAATAAAGATTCCAAAGGAGGAGTTACTGTCCATTATATAGATAAAGGAGAAGATACAGGGGATATTATATATCAAGAATCTTATAATATTCCACTTGGTATGAAATCACCTTTAATGCATGATTTAGCTATTGGAAAAATAGGTGTAGATTTGTTATTAAAATCACTAGAAAATGTAAATGATTTACCAAGAAAAGCTCAGCCAGAAGAATCTCCAACACAAAGAGCAGGGAATATAAAAGAATATGAACACAAAAATATTATTGATTGGCAAAATTGGGAGATAGAAAGGATATGGCACATTCTTAGAGGAACAGAGCTTTGGCTAAATGCTTTAGAGCAACCTCAAGGAGTGTATAAGGGGCAACGATGGATTATAGAAAATTTTCAAAAATGTCAAATGGATAGTTATCAAGTATCAAAAGTTTATAATGAAAATGGAAAATATTTTGTTGCTTGTAAAGACGGTAAAATATTTTTAGCAGTTAATTTTAATATTAAGAACTTTATTTTAAATTTAGTAAGGTAA
- a CDS encoding glycosyltransferase family 4 protein, giving the protein MKNKHITIINQYIGSPYHGMEYRHYYLAKNLIEYGYKVTLISGSYSHLFSSPPEMTQSFTREMIDGIEYIWVKVPKYISSKSIGRIWNMLYFTWKLHFLKDVVPSHIIVSSPSLFPVKVGAKFAKKFHTKFLFEVRDIWPQTLVELSSLSSSHPLIKFMEHYERFAYKKADKVISLLPMAKEHFEKQGMQKDKFVYLPNGIDTEEIKSVFLPQSIIEKIPRDKFIVAYSGTVGIANNLEYLVDAANALRDNKDIHFIILGQGGEKQRLQDLVNHLGLENITFLDPIKKEAVASFLKQIDVAFISLLPENLFRFGVSPNKVFEYMYAKKPILWAIEAGNNLVKEAECGVSVPLNDVIALKESILRLKEFGEDTLNELGQNGYNFVNIHHSYKMLAEKLINVIEEY; this is encoded by the coding sequence ATGAAAAATAAACATATAACGATTATAAATCAGTATATTGGTTCACCCTATCACGGGATGGAGTATAGACATTATTATTTGGCAAAAAATCTAATAGAATATGGGTACAAAGTTACTCTTATTAGTGGATCATATTCACACTTATTTTCTTCGCCTCCGGAGATGACACAAAGTTTTACTAGAGAGATGATTGATGGTATAGAATATATTTGGGTTAAGGTCCCAAAGTATATTTCATCCAAATCTATAGGGCGCATATGGAATATGCTCTACTTTACATGGAAATTGCATTTCTTAAAAGATGTTGTACCTTCTCATATTATTGTTTCTTCACCCTCTCTTTTTCCTGTAAAAGTTGGCGCTAAATTTGCCAAAAAGTTTCATACAAAATTTTTATTTGAAGTTCGGGATATTTGGCCACAGACACTTGTGGAACTTTCAAGCTTGTCTTCTTCTCATCCTCTCATAAAATTTATGGAACATTATGAAAGGTTTGCTTACAAGAAAGCTGATAAGGTCATTTCACTACTTCCTATGGCGAAAGAGCATTTTGAAAAACAAGGTATGCAAAAAGATAAATTTGTATATTTGCCAAATGGTATTGACACAGAAGAGATAAAAAGTGTTTTTTTGCCTCAATCTATTATAGAAAAAATTCCAAGAGATAAGTTTATTGTTGCCTATAGTGGAACAGTTGGTATTGCTAATAATTTAGAATATTTAGTTGATGCCGCCAATGCTCTAAGAGACAATAAGGATATCCATTTTATTATATTGGGACAAGGAGGAGAGAAACAAAGACTGCAGGATCTGGTAAATCATTTAGGTTTAGAGAATATAACTTTTTTAGATCCAATAAAGAAAGAAGCAGTTGCTAGTTTTTTAAAGCAGATAGATGTCGCATTTATATCATTACTGCCTGAAAACCTTTTTAGGTTTGGGGTCTCTCCTAATAAGGTTTTTGAGTATATGTATGCAAAAAAACCAATACTTTGGGCAATTGAAGCGGGGAATAATTTAGTAAAAGAAGCCGAGTGTGGTGTAAGTGTTCCCTTGAATGATGTGATTGCATTAAAAGAGTCCATCTTGAGACTAAAAGAATTTGGGGAGGATACTCTCAATGAATTAGGACAAAATGGATATAATTTTGTTAACATACATCACAGCTATAAAATGTTGGCAGAGAAATTAATCAATGTAATAGAGGAATACTAA
- a CDS encoding GNAT family N-acetyltransferase encodes MTKKQKYREFCKKEKNIPIFSKDWWLDSVCGKDNWDIVLVEKGGQIIASLPYYKTKKAFFEIISMPKLTQNMGVYLKYPENQKYEKRLSFEKEVVTELIDQIPIVDSFSQNFHYNFNNWLPLYWKDFKQTTRYTYVIVDLLKKSEDDILKDFHSSYRNKIKKAQKAVVVKKGLSIESFYEINMKTFERQNIDNPYSLEFIKGHDERLHQNKAREIFYAEDESGNIHSALYLTWDKNSSYVHMVGEDPQLRKSAAGILLVLETIRYTKDVLKLDNYDFEGSMLENIEHVRRSFGAIQKPYFNISKTNSKVLKIRQVIKEIMK; translated from the coding sequence ATGACCAAAAAACAAAAATACAGAGAATTTTGTAAAAAAGAAAAGAATATCCCTATTTTTAGTAAAGATTGGTGGCTTGATAGTGTTTGCGGAAAAGATAATTGGGATATTGTACTAGTAGAAAAAGGTGGTCAGATAATTGCTAGTTTGCCTTACTATAAAACTAAAAAAGCTTTTTTTGAAATAATTAGTATGCCAAAACTTACACAAAATATGGGAGTGTATTTAAAGTATCCAGAAAATCAAAAATATGAAAAAAGATTGTCTTTTGAAAAAGAAGTAGTAACTGAATTGATAGATCAGATTCCAATAGTTGATAGCTTTTCTCAAAATTTTCATTATAATTTTAATAATTGGTTGCCACTTTATTGGAAAGACTTTAAACAAACAACAAGATATACATATGTGATAGTTGATCTACTCAAAAAAAGTGAAGATGATATTTTAAAAGATTTTCATTCAAGTTATCGAAATAAAATAAAAAAAGCACAAAAAGCTGTTGTAGTCAAAAAGGGTCTTTCGATTGAAAGTTTTTATGAAATCAATATGAAAACTTTTGAAAGACAAAATATAGACAATCCATATAGTTTAGAGTTTATTAAAGGTCATGATGAAAGACTACATCAAAACAAGGCTAGGGAGATATTTTACGCAGAAGATGAAAGCGGGAATATACATTCTGCTTTGTATTTGACCTGGGATAAAAACTCTTCATATGTACATATGGTAGGAGAAGACCCTCAACTTAGAAAAAGTGCTGCTGGGATATTGCTTGTTTTGGAAACTATTAGATACACAAAAGATGTTTTAAAATTAGATAATTATGATTTTGAAGGAAGCATGTTAGAAAACATTGAACATGTTAGGAGAAGTTTTGGAGCAATTCAAAAGCCTTATTTTAATATTTCAAAAACAAATTCAAAAGTATTAAAAATAAGACAAGTAATTAAAGAGATTATGAAGTGA
- a CDS encoding STT3 domain-containing protein, which produces MFKEKELGYKELGLLILVAYAFSFMVRMIWVWQFQDNPNFFWNDQLMINTNDGYFFASAVEYLVNGAHGDNPRVHIAIDSYPGMVYTTYLLTKYTPFSIETVILYLPAVISSFVVIPLVLTGKLIKLPWVGFFSALLGSIVWSYYNRTMIGYYDTDMFSVLLQFTVLYFFLLTIYVKEDKNVLWLAFTLLIYPYFYPQGLSLIYAIFILWTLYQLVFQREERNSYLFIVVASIALWAVPIWVKVVLIILAFAFLEQIKSKIDNKKFFYLTLLALLVFFFFGNVFSLIWGKVSIYLNRGVEESGLHFYQVIQTVREAGSISWETVSNRIIGHPILLVLGIFGYISLVIKHKPYILALPLIGVGVFAHWAGLRFTVYAVPVAAFSVIYLFYIVSQYIENKKIAYGVFIVSSILALQPNIKHIIGYKVPTVLNTQEVKDLDDLNQIANSKDYTLSWWDYGYPIWYYSDTITLIDGAKHHNDNFIISKIMQTSSPELAANLSRLAVETYVDSNYSTITNILFKNKQKDQLDPNLLLSELEDSNYTLPKKTRDIYLYLPYRMLNIFPTVAVFGNLDLTTGQEERKIAFYPTQAASNKNGMVTFSNGIVFDTAKGLIRLGQQEKAVKHFIVTQNTKEGKVQLQSQLYHADGDYTIVYMRSYGRFVVMDSETFNSTYVQMFMLEKYDKNLFELVVSSPYSKIYKLKK; this is translated from the coding sequence ATGTTCAAAGAGAAAGAATTGGGCTATAAAGAACTGGGATTACTTATTTTAGTTGCATATGCATTTAGTTTTATGGTAAGAATGATATGGGTATGGCAGTTTCAGGATAATCCAAACTTTTTTTGGAATGACCAGTTAATGATCAATACAAATGATGGGTACTTCTTTGCTTCGGCAGTTGAGTACTTAGTGAATGGGGCACATGGAGATAACCCCAGGGTACATATTGCAATAGATAGTTATCCCGGAATGGTATATACAACATATCTTTTAACTAAATATACACCATTCTCAATAGAAACAGTGATACTTTATCTTCCTGCCGTCATATCAAGTTTTGTTGTTATTCCTTTGGTGCTGACAGGGAAGCTTATCAAATTACCATGGGTTGGTTTCTTCTCAGCACTTTTAGGCTCTATTGTATGGAGTTATTATAATCGTACGATGATAGGATATTACGACACGGATATGTTCTCCGTATTGTTGCAATTTACTGTTTTATATTTTTTCTTATTGACTATTTATGTCAAGGAGGATAAAAATGTATTATGGTTAGCTTTTACATTGTTGATTTACCCATACTTTTATCCCCAAGGATTAAGTCTTATTTATGCTATTTTCATATTGTGGACACTTTATCAGCTTGTTTTTCAAAGAGAGGAAAGAAATAGTTATTTATTTATTGTAGTAGCCTCTATAGCACTTTGGGCTGTTCCTATATGGGTGAAAGTTGTTTTGATTATTTTGGCTTTTGCATTTTTAGAACAGATAAAAAGTAAAATAGATAATAAAAAGTTTTTTTACCTCACTTTACTTGCATTACTTGTATTTTTTTTCTTTGGCAATGTATTTTCCTTGATATGGGGGAAAGTAAGTATTTATTTAAATCGTGGCGTTGAAGAGAGTGGATTACATTTTTATCAAGTGATACAAACGGTAAGAGAAGCCGGGAGTATTTCTTGGGAAACAGTATCAAATAGAATTATTGGGCATCCTATTTTATTGGTATTGGGTATTTTTGGTTATATCTCTCTAGTTATAAAACATAAACCGTACATATTGGCTTTACCACTTATTGGTGTAGGTGTTTTTGCCCATTGGGCGGGATTAAGATTTACTGTTTACGCCGTACCCGTTGCAGCATTTTCCGTTATATATCTTTTTTATATCGTGTCTCAATATATTGAGAACAAAAAAATAGCTTATGGTGTATTCATAGTATCATCGATATTGGCATTGCAGCCAAATATTAAACATATTATAGGGTATAAGGTTCCTACGGTTTTGAATACTCAGGAGGTAAAAGATTTAGATGATCTCAATCAGATAGCAAATTCTAAAGATTACACGCTAAGTTGGTGGGACTATGGATATCCTATTTGGTATTATTCAGATACAATAACATTAATTGATGGTGCAAAGCATCATAATGATAATTTTATTATTTCTAAAATTATGCAAACATCTTCTCCCGAATTGGCTGCTAATTTGAGCCGTTTAGCTGTAGAGACATATGTGGATTCTAATTACTCTACTATTACGAATATACTGTTTAAGAATAAACAAAAAGACCAACTTGATCCAAATCTTCTTTTGTCGGAACTAGAAGATTCAAACTATACCCTTCCCAAAAAAACAAGAGACATCTATCTCTATCTTCCTTATCGAATGCTAAATATTTTTCCTACTGTGGCAGTCTTTGGGAATTTGGATTTAACTACCGGACAGGAAGAGAGAAAAATAGCATTTTATCCAACACAAGCAGCCAGTAACAAAAATGGGATGGTTACTTTTAGTAATGGCATTGTGTTTGATACAGCAAAAGGTTTGATCAGATTAGGGCAACAAGAAAAAGCTGTAAAACATTTTATAGTGACACAAAATACCAAAGAAGGGAAAGTACAACTACAATCACAGCTTTATCATGCTGATGGGGACTATACTATTGTCTATATGCGAAGTTATGGGCGGTTTGTTGTGATGGACAGTGAGACATTTAATTCTACGTATGTACAGATGTTTATGCTTGAAAAATATGATAAAAACCTTTTTGAGTTGGTTGTTTCATCGCCTTATAGCAAAATTTATAAACTTAAAAAATAA
- a CDS encoding glycosyltransferase family 4 protein, with amino-acid sequence MKILYLSDTDLDGTSGVAQKILMQSNQWSKQGHHVSLVSLESLSFFSFQGERLTEPKIDIKRRGWKIFVHLLLSTWRLKKILKTVDYDIVYMRYRLYSPFLKRALGYHPQIVEINTDDINEYKFSSKLLYFYNKFFRHLFLQFVDGLVCVSHELQQKFEYLSKPSIVIGNGINTDMYAFEQSTGSKRPSLVFIGSPSQQWHGVDKIIFLAEKLIEFDFHIIGMDGENRDNLFFHGYLSNDKAKDLVKDQDIGIGTLSLYENKMTEASPLKTRQYFAHGLPVIYAYEDTDIKGKKPFILKLPNTKTNIEENIEEIRDFVLLVYHDNKVRQLAREFAEKKLDVSVKENQKIEFFDMILQSESC; translated from the coding sequence ATGAAAATACTCTATTTATCTGATACTGATCTTGATGGAACATCAGGGGTAGCTCAAAAAATTTTAATGCAAAGCAATCAATGGTCAAAGCAGGGGCATCATGTATCATTGGTCTCATTAGAATCTCTTTCTTTTTTCTCTTTTCAGGGAGAGAGGCTTACGGAACCAAAAATAGATATAAAAAGAAGAGGGTGGAAGATATTTGTTCATCTTCTTTTAAGCACTTGGCGATTAAAAAAGATATTGAAAACGGTTGACTATGATATTGTTTATATGCGTTATCGGCTCTATTCTCCTTTTTTAAAAAGAGCCCTGGGGTATCATCCTCAAATCGTAGAGATCAATACAGATGACATCAATGAGTATAAGTTTTCTTCCAAGTTACTCTACTTTTATAATAAATTTTTCCGTCATCTTTTTTTACAGTTTGTAGATGGACTTGTGTGTGTAAGCCATGAGTTACAGCAGAAATTTGAGTATCTTTCTAAACCATCTATTGTCATTGGAAATGGTATTAATACAGATATGTATGCCTTTGAACAATCAACAGGCAGCAAAAGACCCTCATTGGTATTCATCGGTTCACCCAGCCAACAATGGCATGGTGTAGATAAAATCATTTTCCTGGCTGAAAAGCTCATAGAGTTTGATTTTCATATCATTGGTATGGATGGAGAGAATAGAGATAATCTTTTTTTTCACGGGTATCTTTCTAATGATAAAGCAAAGGACTTGGTTAAAGATCAAGATATAGGCATAGGCACGCTTTCTTTGTATGAAAATAAAATGACTGAAGCCAGTCCACTAAAAACAAGACAATACTTTGCTCATGGACTTCCTGTCATCTATGCGTATGAGGATACGGATATCAAAGGAAAGAAGCCATTTATTTTGAAACTCCCAAATACAAAAACAAATATAGAAGAGAATATTGAGGAGATCAGAGACTTTGTATTATTGGTTTATCATGATAATAAAGTGAGACAACTAGCAAGAGAATTTGCTGAGAAAAAGTTGGATGTATCAGTAAAAGAGAATCAAAAAATTGAGTTTTTTGATATGATATTGCAAAGTGAGTCTTGTTGA
- a CDS encoding glycosyltransferase encodes MLRSMKKNLILFTVSYPYGNKEQFLETEILYLSKYFKKVTVIPVFIGGHKREVPENIIVDTGFAYRNSNIKFAFSSLVTIYTYNEILSNLSIIFSIKKLQRLISFTGRGVALFKYLKSNYSVENIFYSYWFNGAVFASFLYDQKITKIDYVTRVHGSDLYLDQNNGYLPLRPTVLENIKKIFPISQDGYNYLMQHYRLSKQQISLSRLGTSDRGITTQMSYDPKSFYIVSCSHISQVKRLDLIIKSLASVAQKNPTITFYWTHIGTGEKYHKIKDLAEKMLPKNVATKFLGNLNNKDVFNFYKNHFVDIFINTSISEGIPVTFMEAMSCSIPVLALDVGGVSEIVNNDNGILLDKKASYDTIAEALHRVVNDKSLLAVKKNHARECWNQNYNAEHNYRVFAETLSVL; translated from the coding sequence TTGTTGAGAAGTATGAAGAAAAATCTTATTTTGTTTACGGTGTCATATCCATATGGAAATAAAGAGCAATTTTTAGAAACTGAAATTTTATATTTAAGTAAATATTTTAAAAAAGTTACTGTTATCCCGGTATTTATTGGGGGACACAAGAGGGAAGTTCCAGAGAATATCATAGTTGATACAGGGTTTGCATATAGAAATAGTAATATAAAGTTTGCTTTTTCCAGTTTGGTGACAATATATACCTATAACGAGATACTCTCTAATCTCAGTATAATTTTTTCAATAAAAAAGTTACAAAGATTGATTTCTTTTACCGGTAGAGGAGTGGCACTTTTTAAATATTTGAAATCCAATTATAGTGTGGAAAATATTTTTTACTCATATTGGTTTAATGGTGCTGTTTTTGCTTCTTTTTTGTATGATCAGAAAATTACAAAAATTGACTATGTAACTCGAGTGCATGGCAGTGATCTTTATCTTGATCAAAACAATGGGTATCTACCTCTGAGACCTACTGTACTGGAGAATATAAAAAAAATTTTTCCTATCTCTCAAGATGGATACAATTATTTAATGCAACATTATCGGCTAAGTAAACAACAAATATCACTCTCCAGACTGGGAACAAGTGACAGAGGTATCACTACTCAGATGTCTTATGATCCAAAGTCTTTTTATATTGTAAGTTGTTCTCATATTAGTCAAGTAAAGCGATTGGACTTGATCATTAAATCTTTAGCAAGTGTGGCACAAAAAAATCCGACTATAACTTTTTACTGGACACATATAGGTACAGGAGAGAAGTATCATAAGATAAAGGATTTAGCAGAAAAAATGCTTCCCAAAAATGTTGCAACAAAATTCCTTGGAAATTTAAATAACAAAGATGTTTTTAATTTCTATAAAAATCATTTTGTGGATATATTTATCAATACAAGTATATCTGAAGGGATACCCGTTACCTTTATGGAAGCAATGAGCTGTTCTATCCCTGTTCTGGCACTAGATGTCGGAGGTGTGTCAGAAATAGTGAACAATGATAATGGAATTTTGTTAGATAAAAAAGCAAGTTACGATACAATTGCTGAGGCACTACATCGGGTAGTGAATGATAAATCTTTACTTGCAGTTAAAAAGAACCATGCAAGAGAATGTTGGAATCAGAATTATAATGCTGAACATAATTATCGGGTTTTTGCTGAGACATTATCTGTTTTATAG